Proteins encoded within one genomic window of Mycolicibacterium monacense:
- a CDS encoding FmdB family zinc ribbon protein, with the protein MDSRPDVVCCPDCGGSARRMISAPHLGSTGSAAMALQDATRATADRPAVVDTPPSSPGTRRRPVSANPLHRKLPRP; encoded by the coding sequence ATGGACAGTCGTCCTGATGTGGTCTGCTGCCCTGACTGCGGCGGGTCGGCCCGCCGGATGATCTCGGCGCCGCATCTGGGCAGCACCGGCAGCGCCGCCATGGCGCTGCAGGACGCGACGCGGGCCACCGCCGACCGACCCGCGGTCGTCGACACCCCGCCCTCGTCGCCCGGAACGCGCCGGCGCCCCGTGAGCGCCAACCCGCTGCACCGCAAACTCCCGCGACCGTAG
- a CDS encoding mechanosensitive ion channel family protein — protein sequence MPEETELQSATDLAVTLSWVAGAVVAAYLVGIVLTWVLSRVARRSHVVKDIEVCTRLPIRAILMVVAATVAVQRTADPATTWRGWVDHTLVIALIATLTWLVTGLVKVAERQAISRFGGGDAGLTDADRHRRRVRTQVTVLRRLAVAIVVVLGSAAILMTFPSFSDIGTTLFASAGVLSVVAGLAAQTSLGSVFAGLQIAFSDAIRVGDVVVLEDEWGRIEEITLTYVVVRVWDERRLVLPCTYFTNTPFQNWTRNATEIMGTVEFDVDFSVPFDDMRAELDRLLAESDQWDGRSGVLQVTGAVGGFVRVRVLVSAPDASALWDLQCAVREGLVDWIRRTHGTAPRFRLESSQPAPRRHVTTGGETPRVGSAVFSGSPEAEARARDFDHSNGSNGHGRD from the coding sequence ATGCCCGAAGAGACCGAACTCCAATCCGCCACCGACCTCGCCGTCACCCTCAGTTGGGTGGCGGGCGCCGTCGTCGCCGCCTACCTGGTGGGCATTGTGCTCACCTGGGTGTTGTCGCGGGTGGCACGCCGCAGCCACGTCGTCAAGGACATCGAGGTGTGCACCCGGCTGCCGATCCGGGCGATCTTGATGGTGGTGGCCGCGACGGTCGCCGTGCAGCGCACCGCCGACCCGGCCACGACCTGGCGCGGCTGGGTGGACCACACCCTGGTCATCGCGCTGATCGCGACACTGACGTGGCTCGTGACCGGGTTGGTGAAAGTCGCTGAGCGCCAGGCTATCTCCCGCTTCGGCGGCGGTGACGCCGGGTTGACCGACGCCGACCGGCACCGTCGGCGGGTCCGCACCCAGGTGACCGTGCTGCGCCGACTGGCGGTCGCAATCGTCGTCGTCCTGGGCTCCGCCGCGATCCTGATGACGTTCCCGTCGTTCTCCGACATCGGCACCACGCTGTTCGCCTCGGCCGGTGTGCTGTCGGTGGTCGCCGGCCTGGCGGCGCAGACCTCTCTGGGGTCGGTCTTCGCCGGCCTGCAGATCGCCTTCTCCGACGCCATCCGCGTGGGCGATGTGGTCGTGCTCGAAGACGAATGGGGCCGAATCGAGGAGATCACGCTGACGTACGTGGTGGTCCGCGTGTGGGACGAACGCCGTCTGGTGCTGCCCTGCACCTACTTCACCAACACCCCGTTCCAGAACTGGACGCGCAACGCCACCGAGATCATGGGCACCGTCGAGTTCGACGTCGACTTCTCGGTGCCCTTCGACGACATGCGCGCAGAACTGGACCGGTTGCTGGCCGAAAGCGACCAGTGGGACGGCCGCAGCGGCGTGTTGCAGGTCACCGGGGCGGTCGGCGGCTTCGTCCGGGTGCGGGTCCTGGTCAGCGCGCCCGACGCCAGCGCGCTGTGGGATCTGCAGTGCGCGGTGCGCGAAGGCCTGGTCGACTGGATCCGGCGCACCCACGGCACCGCCCCGAGGTTCCGACTGGAGTCCAGCCAGCCGGCGCCGCGGCGCCACGTCACCACCGGCGGTGAGACACCGCGGGTGGGTTCGGCGGTGTTCTCCGGCAGCCCGGAGGCCGAGGCCCGCGCCCGCGACTTCGACCACTCCAACGGGTCCAACGGGCACGGCCGCGACTAG
- the fmdA gene encoding formamidase, translating into MPDLVFPLDSTKKFTDQEKLGHNRWHPDIPAAVTVKKGDSFRVHCREWFDGAIHNDDSADDILNAPLTTVHVLSGPIAVEGVKPGDLLIVDILDVGPIPQEDSGPLAGQGWGYTGIFPTQNGGGFLTEQFPDAYKAIWDFSGQKATSRHIPGVEFTGIVHPGLMGTAPSRDLLSTWNTREAALIATDPDRVPPLALPPEPQDAILGGLTGDAFTKAAAEAARTAPPRENGGNQDIKNLTKGSRIFYPVFVDGANLSVGDLHFSQGDGEITFCGAIEMGGFIDLRVDVIPGGMETYGVSENAIFMPGNTDPQYSEWLAFSGTSVTLDGEQRYLDSHLSYQRACLHAIDYLTKFGYSPEQAYLLLGAAPIEGRLSGVVDIPNACATVYIPTAIFDFPVTPSAAGPVKIDPGIGAPHSAF; encoded by the coding sequence ATGCCCGACCTTGTCTTCCCGCTCGACTCCACCAAGAAGTTCACCGACCAGGAGAAGCTGGGCCACAACCGCTGGCACCCCGACATCCCTGCCGCGGTGACGGTCAAGAAGGGTGACTCGTTCCGGGTGCACTGCCGGGAATGGTTCGACGGCGCCATCCACAACGACGATTCGGCCGACGACATCCTCAACGCACCGCTGACGACGGTGCACGTGCTCTCGGGCCCGATCGCGGTGGAAGGCGTCAAACCCGGCGACCTGCTGATCGTCGACATCCTCGACGTCGGCCCCATCCCGCAGGAGGACTCCGGCCCGCTCGCCGGCCAGGGCTGGGGCTACACCGGTATCTTCCCGACGCAGAACGGCGGCGGGTTCCTCACCGAACAGTTCCCCGACGCCTACAAGGCGATCTGGGACTTCTCCGGGCAGAAGGCGACGTCGCGGCACATCCCCGGGGTCGAGTTCACCGGCATCGTTCATCCGGGCCTGATGGGCACCGCGCCGTCGCGCGACCTGCTGTCGACCTGGAACACCCGCGAGGCCGCGCTGATCGCCACCGATCCGGACCGGGTGCCGCCGCTGGCGCTGCCGCCCGAACCGCAGGACGCCATCCTCGGCGGCCTGACCGGCGATGCGTTCACCAAGGCCGCCGCCGAGGCGGCGCGTACCGCACCGCCGCGGGAGAACGGCGGTAACCAGGACATCAAGAACCTCACCAAGGGCAGCCGCATCTTCTATCCGGTGTTCGTCGACGGCGCCAATCTGTCGGTCGGCGACCTGCACTTCTCCCAGGGCGACGGTGAGATCACGTTCTGCGGGGCCATCGAGATGGGCGGGTTCATCGACCTGCGCGTCGACGTGATCCCCGGCGGTATGGAGACCTACGGCGTGAGCGAGAACGCGATCTTCATGCCCGGGAACACCGATCCGCAGTACTCCGAGTGGTTGGCGTTCTCCGGGACGTCGGTCACCCTCGACGGCGAACAGCGTTACCTGGACTCGCACCTGTCCTACCAGCGGGCCTGCCTGCACGCGATCGACTACCTGACGAAATTCGGCTACAGCCCGGAGCAGGCCTACCTGCTGCTCGGCGCCGCCCCGATCGAGGGCCGGTTGTCCGGTGTGGTCGATATCCCGAATGCCTGTGCGACGGTGTACATCCCGACGGCCATCTTCGATTTCCCGGTGACGCCGTCGGCGGCCGGGCCGGTGAAGATCGACCCCGGGATCGGGGCGCCGCACTCGGCGTTCTGA